One genomic segment of Pristiophorus japonicus isolate sPriJap1 chromosome 8, sPriJap1.hap1, whole genome shotgun sequence includes these proteins:
- the cdkn2c gene encoding cyclin-dependent kinase 4 inhibitor C: METADGSDGDKLTSAAAKGDSKEVNTLLENGVKVGAINKFGRTALQVMQMGNIIIAKSLLKAGAKPNQQDHAGFTPAHDAAREGFLDTLKILVDFGANVNIENSEGNLPIHLAAQEGHTDVIIFLAKKSNLTHKNEKGQTPYELAQMYKRTETVQWMEQNL, translated from the exons ATGGAAACAGCTGATGGATCAGATGGTGACAAACTAACAAGCGCTGCAGCCAAAGGAGACTCGAAAGAAGTCAACACTTTGCTAGAAAACGGGGTGAAAGTGGGTGCAATCAATAAGTTTGGCAGAACTGCACTTCAG GTGATGCAAATGGGTAATATTATAATAGCCAAATCATTGCTAAAAGCTGGAGCAAAACCAAACCAGCAAGATCACGCCGGATTCACACCAGCTCACGATGCGGCTCGGGAAGGCTTTCTGGACACTTTGAAAATCTTAGTGGACTTTGGGGCAAATGTTAATATTGAAAATTCTGAGGGCAATCTGCCCATCCATCTTGCTGCACAGGAAGGTCACACAGATGTAATTATTTTTTTGGCAAAGAAATCAAACCTCACACATAAAAACGAAAAGGGACAGACTCCGTATGAGCTAGCCCAGATGTACAAGAGAACGGAGACAGTGCAATGGATGGAACAAAATCTATAG